The DNA segment TTAAAAGTgtaattttgttgataaaaactaACCTATTGTTCACAATATATCCAATtagtgtatgtgtgtgcgtgccTGCGTCggtgcgcgcgcgcgtgtgtgcgtgtgtgtgtgtgtgtgcgtgcgtgcgtgcgtgcgtgcgtgcgtgcgtgtgtgtgtgtgtgggggatGGGTGTTTGCATGAGCGGatgcgtgtgtgtgcgcgcgcgtgtgcgagagtgcgtgtgtatgtgtgtgtgcagGTGCATGTGAGAGTGTGAGCAGGTGCGTATGAGAGTGCGTGCGGGTGAAGATGAGAGTGTGcgcgggtgagagtgtgtgcaggtgagagtgtgtgcgggtgcaggtgagagtgtgtgcggttgagagtgtgtgcgggtgagagtgtgtgcagaTGAGAGTGTGTCCGGGTgcaggtgagagtgtgtgcgggtagAGGTGAGAGTGTGGGTGGGTGCggatgagagtgtgtgcggtTGAGAGTGTGTtagggtgagagtgtgtgcgggtgtgAGTaagagtgtgtgtgtgtgtgtgtgcgggtgagagtgtgtgcgggtgagagtatgtgcgggtgagagtgtgtgcaggtgagagtgtgtgcaggtgagagtgtgtgcgggtgagagtgtgtgcgggtgcaggtgagagtgtgtgcaggtgagagtgtgtgcagatgagagtgtgtgcgggtgagagtgtgtgcgggtgcaggtgagagtgtgtgcaggtgcgggtgtgtgcgggtgagagtgtgtgcgggtgccCGTGAGAGTGTGTGTGGgtgcgggtgagagtgtgtgcgggtgagagtgtgtgcaggtgaAAGTGTGTGtaggtgagagtgtgtgcggttGCGGGTAAGAATGTGAGTAGGTGCGGGGGAGAGTGTGTGTGGTTGCGGGTGAGAGGTGTTTGGGGTGCGGGTGAGAGTGGGTTCAAGTGAGAGTGTATGCGGGTGCGACGGTGTGCAGTAGCGGGTGCGAGTGAGATTGTGAGGGtgcgagtgtgtgtgtgtgtgtgtgtgcgagtGATATTGTGTATAGGTAACAGTGAGTGCAGGTgcgtgagagtgtgtgcgggtgacGGTGAGAGTGGGTGCGGATGAGAATGTGAGCGAGGGCGGATAAGAATGTTTGCGGGTGTGGGTGAGAGTTTGTCCGGTTGCGGATGAGAATGTGTGTAGGTGCGGGTGTGAGTGTATGCCAATGAGAGTGTATGCAGGTGCACctgagagtgtgtgcaggttTGAGTTATTGTGTGTGGGGGTGAGAATGTGTACGGGTGCAGGTGAAAGTGTGTGCGGTCACGGGGGAGAGTGTGTGCGGTTGCGgttgagagtgtgtgcgggtgcggGTGAGAATTTGCCCTGGTATGAGTGTATGCAgatgagagtgtgtgcgggtgcgaGTGAGAGTGTGAGCGGTTGCGCGTGAAAGAGTGCGCGAGTGATAGTGGAGTGGGTGCGAGTGTGAGCGGGTGTTAGTGAGGGGATGGGCGGGTTCAAGTGAGAGTTAGTGCAGGTGTggatgagagtgtgtgcggtTGCGGATGAGAGTGTGTGTGGCAGCGGGTGAGAATGTATGCAAGTGCGAGTGAGAGTGTGTGTGGGTGAGGTTGAGAGTATATGTGGGTGAGGTTGAGAGTTTGTTCGGATGCGGGTAAGACTGTTTGCAAGTGCGAGTTCGAGTGAGAGAGTGTGCGGTGCAGGTGTTTGCGGGTGCTAGTGTGTATGCGTGCAAGCAAGAGTGTGTGCAGGTGCAAGTGAGAgtgtatgcatgtttaattaagagtgtgtgcgggtgcggTTTAGATTGGGTGCGGGTGCGGGTGAGAGTTTGTGCAGATGCGAGTGAGATTTTGTGCGGGTGAGAATGAGAGTGTGTGCGGTTGCGGGTGAGAATGTGTGCAGGTGCGAGTGAGAGTTTGTGCAGATGCAAGTGAGATTTTGTGCTGGCGAGGATGAGAGTGTGTGTGGGTGCGGGTAAAAGTGTATGCAGGTGCGATTGGCAATGTGTGCGGGTGCCGGTGAGAGTTTGTGCGGgtgcgggtgagagtgtgtgcggatGAGAGTGTGCGGGTGAGGGTTAGCGTGTGTGCAGGTGCGAGTGTATGCGGATGCGGGTTTGAGTGTTTGTCGGGACGGATGTGAGTGTGTGcgagtgagagtgtgtgcaggtgcAAGTGATAGTGTGTGCAGGTTTGAGTAAGAGTGTTTGCAGGTTTGAGTTGAGTGAGTGCGGGTGCAGGTGTGAGTGTGTGCAGGTACGGGTGAGAGTTTGTGCGGTTACGGATGAGAGTATGTGCAGGTGCAAGTGAGAGTGTATGATGATACGGGTGAGAGTGTGTTCGATGCAGCTGAGAGTTTATGCAGatgcgggtgagagtgtgtgcgggtgcgaTTGAGAGTGTGCGGTTGCGGGTGAGAATGTATGCAGGTGGGAGTGAGGGTTTGTGCAGATGCGGGTGAAATTTTGTGCGGGTGATgatgagagtgtgtgcggtTGCGAGTGAGAATGTGTGCAGGTGCGAGTGAGAGTTTGTGCAGATGCGATTGAGATTTTGTGCAGGTGAGGATGACAGTGTGGGCGGGTGCGGGTGAAAGTGTATGCGGGTGCGATTGAGAATTGGTGCGGGTGCCGGTGAGAGTTTGTGCGGGTGCGAGTAAGAGTGTGTGCGGATGAGAGTGTGCGGGTGAGGGTTAGCGTGTGTGCAGGTGCGAGTGTATGCGGGTGCGGGTTTGAGTGTTTGTCGGGGCGGATGTGAGTGTGTGcgagtgagagtgtgtgcaggtgcAAGTGATAGTGTGTGCAGGTTTGAGTTAGAGTGTATGCAGGTTAGAGTTGAGTGAGTGCGGGTGCAGGTGTGAGTGTGTGCAGGTACGGGTGAGAGTCTGTGCGGTTGCGGATGAGAGTGTGTGCAGATGCAAGTGAGGGTGTATGCGGATACGGGTGAGAGTGTGTTCGGTGCGGCTGAGAGTTTATGCAGgtgcgggtgagagtgtgtgcaggtgcACCGGTGTGCTTTAGcgagtgtgtgcgggtgcgaGTGAGAGTGTGCGGGTGcgagtgagagtgtgtgcgagtgagagtgtgtgcaggtgcGAGTGAGAATGAGTGCAAGTGAGGGCTAGAACGTGTGAAGGTAAGGGTTAGAGTGTCTGCGGGTGCAGGTGAGAGTTTGTGCGGGTGCAGGTGAGTGTTTGCGGGTACAGGTGAGGTTGTGTGCGGGTGCGGATGAGAGTATGTGCAGGGGcgagtgagagtgtgtgcggatACGGGTGAGAGTGTGGGCTGGTgcaggtgagagtgtgtgcgagtgcgggtgagagtgtgtgcaggtgcGGTAGCAACGGTGTGCGGCTGCGAGTGTGTAAGGATGCAAGTGAGATTGCGTGcgagtgagagtgtgtgcgtGCGCGAGTGAGAATGTGTGCGGGTGCGGTTGAGGATGAGGGTGTGTGCGAGTGAGGTCGAGATGGTGGGGTAGAGAGTGTGTACAGGTGCGATAGTGTAcgagtgagagtgtgtgcgggtgcgaGCGAGATTCTGTGCGGGTGCGTGTTAGGTTGAGTGCGAGTGAGGGTGAGGGTGTGcgagtgagagtgtgtgcgggtgaaAATGTGTGTAGGTGCTAATGAGGGTTTTTCGGGTTCGGTTGAGACTTTGCGCATGTTCGAGTGAGTGAAGGTTAGTGTGTTCGGGTGCGGTTGAGATAGTGTGTAGGTGCGAGTGAGAGTGTGCCctggtgagagtgtgtgcggtgCAGGTGATAGTGCGTGCGGTTGCAaatgagagtgtgtgcgggtgcaAATGAGAGTGTGGTCGGTTAcgggtgtgtgtgtgtatgcaGGAGTGATTGTGCGGGGGTGTGCTGGTGCGGTAGAGAATCTGTGCGAGTGTGTGCTGGTGCGGTTGAGTTTGCGAAGGTGCGCCTGAGAGTATGTGCAGGTGCGAGTGTGTGCGGATGCGGGCTGGAGTGTGTGCAGGTGCCAGTTTGTTCAGGTGCGAGCGTGCGAGTGCTTGCGTCCATGCCTTTATGAAGTGAAGTccaattatgttaaaaacagtGTTTTAATTAGCCTGATGAATATGTATACAAGGACAACTGTACTCGATAAATAGTGTGTTTCGCTGACATAACGACATTTATAGTGATGGGaacattgacatatttatttgattttaacaacttctttgtccttttcaatgaaaaaaagtactcatttcatattatttaatatttttattaacgctttatatttaaattccaaGTCTGCACACGTAAATTGTTGAAGCAAACATGTTTCTAAGTCGAAATCCTCatcataacatgtatttataattactgTTTATTCCGTGGTGTCTGTCGTGTAAGTTTACCTTAAACAAACTGGCTATTGAAGTTGTGACTTTATACAAGTATTTACACTTACATTTATAAGATCAAAGTGACTAAAGATATACATGTAGCCCTTATTATTTTTAGTTCCAGGTCCTGACCTCGCTACTGTGACGTGGAAGAAGGAGGCGGATATCCTGGTCAGAACATCTCAGGACCTGGGCACCTGCTGTATCACGGGCTCAGCTCTGATCTCGCCTGGTCTCTTCCTCCTGGCTGACCGTGGTAACGATTGTGTCAAATTCGTAGACATCAGCACCTGCACCGTCACATCCCGCCTCCAGCTACCAGGCAAGCCATGGGACGTGTGTGTGCTCCATGATGACCAGGCCGCCGTCACTCTCCGGAATATTATTCAGCTGCTGTCTATAAAGGGAGGACAGTTATCGTGTGGAAAGGAAATTAAAGTATCATCTGAGTGTTTTGGTATTGCGTTTAACAACAATAGATTATACGTTTCGTATACACAAACCCCGCGTGTTGAAGTGATGACATTGGATGGGCATATCATAAGTACATTCCAAACAGATGATAGAAGACAACTTTTCAAAGAACCATTTTACCTGACTGTGTCAGCTTCAACACCGCCGACCCTTCACGTGTCTGACTACCGTGCCCACACCGTCCTCCAGCTGACCCTTGACGGGAAGGTCCTGCGGGAGTACCAAGATATTCGGCTCATCAAACCCGAGGCCGTGGTGAAGGTAGGGCCCGGCCAGCTGCTCGTGTGTGGAGTTAACAGCCACAACGTGATGCTGCTAACGGAGAGTGACGGCAAGATGGCGGAAATACTGGGAAAGAAGAACGGACTGACCAATCCCTGGTCCGTGTCCTTCTGTCCTCACACATGTGCCATAGTTGTCGGAATGAACTGTAATGACTCACTGAAGGTCTTTAATGCAAATTGACACCTTTTCTTTATCAGTCGTGATTTTGCTCTCTCTGGCGGAAATTACCATGTATTCAATGCTGTTTGAGCAAGTGAATAGTAAtagcaatcatatttaatgttcAACATACGTTTATTTATTCGTTGTAACCGAGTTCTATCAAACTGAATGAACATTgctaattatataaatcaagaatggaaatactaaaataatgttgtatcaGTCTCAGAAGTTTTGTAATTAGTCAGAAAAGCCATTGATGCTTTATGACAGTCATGTATCAAATCAATATTAAGCGTATTTTGCAgtttaattttgcaaaacacTAGGATAACGAAttagtgtaaatattgtaatactattaaacacttattcaattatattttggtgtttactacttttgttgttttatgttctttatatagatctttgattttacaaaatgatcattaacttatataaaaatcattatttaaagagaTGTATACTTTTTATGGTTTTGAAGTTAAAATAAGGTGTTTGACTTTCAGTAAAGAGAAATTTAGTAGGTTTTCATTATCATATGATAATGAAACTCAGTCAGCATTTCAACGGTGGGCAAGTCTCAGTCAAGTTCCATCGTGAAGTGAACCATGTCAGTAATttcagagttatgccccttgtacattaaacaataatatgtttatatattatgaagGCAGTAAGTTAAGTTTTTTACTATCCAATAATGATGAAACTCGGTTACAGCATTTGTGGGCAAGTCACCGTCAAGTTCCATCGTGGAGTAAAGCATGTCAATAGATCCAGAGTTATTCCTCTTTAACAATAGGAAATTGGTATTTTAAGCATCCGACAGGAAATTACTAACTTGTATTGTCTGATCATGATGGAACTTGGTGACTGTGTTTGTGGGCATTATGTCTCGGCGTAAATCGCTCCAGTAACTCTCATTGGTTATGGGCATACTGTCTCTGTCAGGTTCGGTTATTGGATGAATGGCCTCAGTAGCTCGATAGTCATGCCCCTTTTACAGTGAAATATAGAATAGCATAATTACTTGCAGAGACAATTACTTAATTATAAAACGATCAGTACAATAATGAACTAAGTTACAGCGTTTGTAGACATAGTTCGTTAGATAAATCGCTCAAGTTACACCAGAGTTATATCCCTTTAACATTAATTTGCAATTAGCTGACTGATTGTATTTAATAATCTGACGAAGTTATCAGTTAACGACAAAATTTCGCTcctttatcataaaaaatgatattatactGTGTTTTCCAAACAGGCAACACAATTTATTTCCGCGGACTTTTGAGTTATGGTTCAAATTTAGtggtttagtttaaacttatttattttatgattttgaagTTACTATTACATTAATCACACTCATTGGCACAATTTTACTTAGAGTGTGGTcttgttgtgggggaaacttgGGTATAAGAATcatatttctatgttttttgATTGCTTTGTTTTAGatattcaatcaatatatctataatattacaaaatgatCATTTCCTtatctaaaaatactttacaaAATCGTCTTTATATAGATGAATATTTTTTCATGGTTTTAAGGTTAAAGTTATGTTTGACTAACTGTAAAACCAGGATTTTGGATGAATGTTcttattcaaattatatataagaattattttaaatgtgttaaacctGACATACATAAAATAGGACTACATTTTACGTTTATGCAAAGCATTGCAAAGTTACTATGAAGAATATTTTACATGGAAATTTCTGCGTGAATATTCCATAGGAATAGTACAAATGAAAAATCtcttaaaaatgacaaacatatcTTTAGATCTCAGTTTATCTTCTTTGGACGTTTGCCTACTGaatgttattgtattgttattgacAATGTATGTAACCTGTCTTAATTTAGacttataatgaaaataacCGTATATTCCTTACAAGGGATTCTTGGGTGTAATTACTTTCACAACAATTTTGTAGTATTGTGCGACTTGATTTCTGTATTAACCTTTAactaataaatgaatttaatttttagCCATCTTCTTATGGGTTTATGTAtctaaattattgatttttgaaatttgattataatCTGCAACAAAACCCAACCAGCTTTCTATTAtttgcatgtatgtatttaacatGCGGTGATCAACCTTTTTGActgtttcaatttcaatgagCTATTTACAAGTCATATATCAACTAAGTTCAActgcattattttcaaaacctaTATAATTATTATCCCACTATGATGCCACTCGGTCACAGTGCTTGTTTGTGGGTTTCAGGTTTCGGTGAAGTTTGATCTTGGGGGTATTCGCCCTAGTTTATCCAGAGTTATGCccattttacattaaaaatagtaGACCTGTGTATATATCATGCACGCAGCTACTtaagttaaaattattattcaattatgaTGCAACTCAGTCACAGCATTTGTGTGCAAGTTCTAGGCAAGTTCCATCATGGAGTAAATCAATTGTCCGAGTAACTCTAGAGTTCTGCCTGTTTTtcaaaaaccaggccactaggtcaaattatagaaaaaactttgtaaacactgtagaggttacattctctatttgatcaccatgaaactatgtctgaatgtttgtgtttatgaagtctatgtcaagtttgaaacatGGTAATATGAgttcaaaaacaaggtcacaaAGTCAagtcaaatattgttaaaaaactttTGAGGCCATAGTTCTACTATATCTATATGAAATCTGATCGGAATGTACTTACTACAGCAAGGTAATTGAATTGGACCAGGTGAGCGATAGAGGGcattcagggccctcttgtttaatggaaaaatacgaaaaactgttaaacctaaataaattgtaaactatgtggtacttcagttagttattttcaattaattgtacacattaattccaagtttttgtcagttttcgacaatttccttttttcttgcaaattaatcatctggtgcacagttgctttaacaTAAGTTCCAtaatcaatcaggggccataatttgtataaaggataatatggagtaacCTTACCTCATCCTGTAACGGACATGAAcgactgtgtgaagtattaagtcaattagaTGAAGGCTATTCGATTTATAGTGAAAAGCCCAAATTGCCCTAAAACGTTAACCGGACGCAGACGTTGGGCGAGttgtatagccctccttattcttcgaaaagtcgagctaaaatgaCAAATACGAAGAATTGGTTCTTAAGATGATGTTGGgatttttacattcatttaaatatattttaagtatagtTTTCGTTTTCGACTCTTCTCTTCAAAAGTTCAATGTTAAGTTCATGAACTGCTGCCTCCCTTTTGTTCTTTTCCATCCAATACCTCTCTTGGGCCctaaatgattttaattcagCGTTCAAGCGCTGCTCCTCAAGATCGTACAAATCCTCCGTTCTTTCTCCTTTCCTTTTCAGTGTGCTTTTCTTCCctgttaagaaatatttagtatgttatttcttgattttcatttattgacaAACATGTGTTATGCCTTTAATCTATAACATTTAAGTTCTAAAATGTGCTCATTGAATGTAAAGGCTATCTGTAATTGCGGTCATGAGGCCTTCAAACAGATTGATGATTTTATATAAAGGTTTAGTTACCACCTTTAAACATCGGCTTCTTTTCTGCCGCTTGGCGATCACAATCTTGTTCATCTCGCACTGGGCTTGGGGTTTGTATTATATCCGagctaaaacaaaacatacattcattAACTGATATGCATCAAGGAACTTTGTATACACatcatacaatttaaataatatgttcttCATATAAAGTCAAATAGTACTTCTTCAATAATCACCTACTTCCATTGCAATACTACTACTGATAGACGGTCATGTTCAGACAACAGTTCGGTAAATATTCCCTTTCgcaaatgttaacataattagTTGTCAGTTTATTGTGTAAAGTATAAGTTACATGTTCATGCTGTCGTCAAGGTGTAGCACGATCAGACCATCGTCTCTAGTAATCTCATGGCCGCTTGGTAATGACTGTGCAACATAAGTGGCTGAAAAAAAGaattaacatattaataatcaatatattattcttaacaattatgcacaagtcaattgtaaccacgcccccaccaggtccggggacagcgggggaaatggggcgtgtttttacctttcatgtggccccgcagtgccggttgaatgcggtggttttgtatttgCGCAAAAAAGCGTGGAATTTGCCTTActtaggctccctggggtgcgggggcatttcgcggggatttgaccatcactTCGTCCCCGTAGGGTGGcgattttacctggggttggctggaccgaaagtcaaagtccccgctattccccggacctggaggggccgtggttactgactggtgcattatagtTACAGATCGTTACGCACAAATACACACGGCCTTAAAGCGTTCTAATGTTTctcatgttttgaattttggCGATTGAGTAACgttaataaaatgcaaattgaaCAATCACAACAGTCGAAATATGTACGAATTCAGTAATCTCACCTGTTTCTGATCCTCCGGGAATCCCTAGCAACTGGCACTGATTGTTAGCGTACATGTGGTTGCTAACGAACTCTTCGCATGCTGTTAGGGGCTCAATCACACCAGCACCAgtcattttacttttatctaCCTTTTCTTTTACTGAATAAAATAACGTCCGTGtatgaaaatgcattgaaaacagAAAGCAAAATTCAAGTATCAGTACAGCTACAATGCTTTATAGTAAATATCACCATGCGGTTAACAAAATACGTGCGGCGGTGATTTAAAAGCAAAGGCAAATTAACTGACGTAGATTCTTCACATAGTACAGCATATTGAAgtaaattttatcttttttatagataatacattGTGGCAAACGGTTCCTTATATTTGACTGACCGTCAGTCATACGCACAGGCGACACAAGAATAAttattcaacttttaaatacagccgcaccccgttggctcgaactctttTGGCCAGAATTGCTGATCGAACTGGATATGAAGGACCGATGTTTATATTCTGAAGGTTAGACATCCCACCTAGCCCGATTTTTCCTGAGTTAGAGCAAACGGGGTTAGACAGTTTATCGTAGTAAGCGTATTAAGCGAACCTCTTCCTTTTGCGTTTCTCCACATCGTCTTAATCTCGTCAACACTCCTCATGTTCGTAACCAGAccagagctaaaaaaaaaaagatacaaaatacTATCGAGTTCTACATCATAATGTTAGGGTGTCAAACAAAACGtcaatcttaaaacaaaattaggacatagaatataaacaagttaaaatattgtcaaacaatatcatatatattttttttttcaaagactaGCATTCAATAGAATGCATATTATAAAAGCACGGGACTGATTAATTGCGATTAATGGTGATACATTGCAGTACATCCCATAGTTCTGTAATGGCAAgacataagaaataaaacatagatCGATTGAAGGTTGTTGTATATGTATCGTTATGTATTAAACCAATAAGGGTCACGactgttgataaaaaaattcaatacaCTATTACATGAACTTTTATACCACACAAATTTAACACGCACACGCAGTTTGATTGCTCGTGTAGATGACGTCATCGTTCGATGTCTGACATGtgtaaagttttcaaaaatatcagtCATTCGTCAGACCTGAGGGAAAGCGGTCATACTTTTACACAGTGCAAATCTAATATTTGTGAGAAAAATGGATGTATAATTATCGTGTATCCGtgttaacatttttgtaatatactgATATTATGATGTACATATAATCAGTGAAAGTTAACATAAAGTACCGCATGGAAATAGGGCTGAATTTCCATATCTACTTTCTCAGATTTGGTTCAGTTAATACAATAGTTGCTGTTATTCCAGTACATTTAACATGTGATTTTTACAGACAATTGAAATAAACCTATTTCTCATATATAAAAGCTTACATCGACAAACACTTAGAAAAAGgaagtgaaaacaaatcatgCTGAAGGTGTCTTGATAAAAATAGACACAACTGTGTTCAACGGTGTGTTCAATTTTTACGGGATTCTTTTAGCATATTTCACAATGATCGAAGCTAAATTTACAATAGCCACAATAATCGAGAGCGATCagggatattttttattattttgacatttcttctgtatccctgtctcgagtctggcacaataaataataaacgtCAAAGGACCAGGTGGACTAAACTTTACACGTTACATAAAATATGTGAACCAGgacttaacaattaaataaaaatgatacagtTGCAGCCAATGAAAGATAGAAGGCACTAGATTCTTTGCGGTAAGATTCTTTCAAAAGTTTGAAATTCATGCCTGTATTGTTTACcgtttaataaatcatattacaaaataataaattattgtataaacatgtttattgtatcGTATAGTTATTTAATTACTGTAATAAtgcatgtttgataaaaaacatgTGAACAAAAGGGCTGTGTCTTACGCATTAAGCTTTTTACAAACGCCTTCCCAGGCTGTTTTTTTTAGCTTGCCACCTTGTGTGGCCCCTCGAAATGTTCCGAACAGTACATCGGACTCGACTGATATCAGCTCGAGGCAGTAACTTTTCTCTGCTTCTGTCCAGTTGGGAGCTCTTTTGCTTCCATTGTCCATTTCTATCGTCTGTTGTCAGATTTTCCCGAACTTTATACTTTCTTACCTTTTTTACCGAAGAGCTCTCTTTTAACCGAAATGACCGAAAAGATAATCGCGTTATTTTTACTCAGTTGAGTAGCTTATTGAGCACGTTCAAGAAATGGGATTTAGCTAACCTACTCAGCTGAGAGCGTTATTTTTACTGAGCATGTTATTGAGTTAACGTACttaagaattttcgagaaattggggccagcatccaaattttcagtacagaaatttaactttccggaatataacggaaattttcgggtatctccgtggtaccatctccgtgcaattatgcagtatggcgttcatctcttacagaaagagaatggtaacttggtaagtgtttaaaatacatattcaacgttttttcgtttatttttatgacttttgtacagttgtataaatcgtccaccctttggatgaaaagcaaatgatttatccggattttgttcatccgaaactaaatcacgGGTGCCCTAtaaatcactagtatcaacatccggtgtaatttttgcttgtattttggagaaactcgattgatttctagcaaacttggtttaccactactgtacatcgtcgcttattatt comes from the Mya arenaria isolate MELC-2E11 chromosome 13, ASM2691426v1 genome and includes:
- the LOC128215231 gene encoding uncharacterized protein LOC128215231 yields the protein MDNGSKRAPNWTEAEKSYCLELISVESDVLFGTFRGATQGGKLKKTAWEGVCKKLNASGLVTNMRSVDEIKTMWRNAKGRVKEKVDKSKMTGAGVIEPLTACEEFVSNHMYANNQCQLLGIPGGSETATYVAQSLPSGHEITRDDGLIVLHLDDSMNISDIIQTPSPVRDEQDCDRQAAEKKPMFKGKKSTLKRKGERTEDLYDLEEQRLNAELKSFRAQERYWMEKNKREAAVHELNIELLKRRVENENYT